A genome region from Desulfurobacterium atlanticum includes the following:
- the hslV gene encoding ATP-dependent protease subunit HslV yields the protein MNQTFHATTICAVLKDGKVAMAGDGQVTLGNTIFKNGARKVRKIYNGSVLVGFAGSVADAFSLLERFESKLQSFGGNLLKSAVELAKDWRTDRVLRRLEAMLLVADKTKILLISGNGDVIEPDIPVMAIGSGGAFAQAAATALYKNTSLSAREIVEEALKIAGGICIYTNTNIVVEELI from the coding sequence ATGAATCAAACTTTTCATGCAACAACAATATGTGCCGTACTTAAAGATGGTAAAGTTGCCATGGCAGGTGATGGTCAGGTAACTCTCGGAAACACCATATTTAAGAATGGAGCAAGGAAAGTAAGAAAAATATACAACGGGAGTGTCCTTGTTGGATTTGCCGGTTCTGTTGCCGATGCATTCTCTCTTCTTGAAAGGTTTGAGTCAAAACTGCAATCTTTTGGTGGAAATCTCTTAAAATCAGCTGTGGAACTTGCAAAAGACTGGAGAACTGACAGGGTTTTAAGAAGACTTGAAGCGATGCTACTTGTTGCAGATAAAACAAAAATACTCCTTATTTCAGGAAACGGAGATGTTATAGAACCGGATATTCCTGTAATGGCAATAGGTTCGGGAGGTGCATTTGCACAGGCTGCTGCAACTGCACTTTACAAAAACACCAGCCTATCTGCAAGAGAAATTGTTGAAGAAGCTTTGAAAATAGCAGGAGGAATTTGTATTTACACAAATACAAATATCGTCGTAGAAGAGTTGATTTAA
- a CDS encoding histidinol phosphate phosphatase domain-containing protein, with product MIDLHTHTVFSDGELIPSELVRRAESLGYKAIGITDHADFSNYQFIIENLLKTADLLTRNTNVIVIPGVEITHVPPRKIPYLIERCREEGARLIVVHGETVVEPVAKGTNIAAIEGGVDILAHPGLIEPETLEKAAKAGIFIEITARKGHNITNGYVVREGRKAGVKFVINTDAHSPGDLLPVEFAKVVGIGAGLTEEEVGEAFKNSLEIVRRSLGEKAAL from the coding sequence ATGATAGACCTTCACACCCATACAGTTTTCAGCGACGGAGAACTTATACCAAGTGAACTGGTAAGAAGGGCAGAATCTTTAGGATATAAAGCTATCGGCATTACAGACCACGCGGATTTTTCAAACTATCAGTTTATCATTGAAAACCTTTTAAAAACAGCAGACCTCCTCACAAGAAACACAAACGTTATAGTTATTCCCGGAGTTGAAATAACCCATGTTCCACCAAGAAAAATTCCCTATCTGATAGAAAGATGTAGGGAAGAGGGAGCAAGACTCATAGTTGTTCACGGAGAAACGGTTGTAGAACCAGTAGCGAAAGGAACAAACATTGCAGCAATTGAAGGTGGAGTTGACATCCTTGCCCATCCTGGACTTATAGAACCTGAAACTCTTGAAAAAGCTGCAAAAGCAGGCATCTTTATTGAGATTACAGCAAGAAAAGGGCATAATATAACCAACGGCTATGTTGTAAGAGAGGGTAGAAAAGCCGGTGTTAAATTTGTTATAAACACAGATGCCCACTCTCCAGGTGACCTTTTACCTGTTGAATTTGCAAAAGTTGTGGGAATAGGAGCAGGATTAACGGAAGAGGAAGTGGGAGAAGCTTTTAAAAACTCTCTTGAAATAGTGAGGAGGAGTCTGGGTGAAAAAGCCGCCTTATAA
- the trkA gene encoding Trk system potassium transporter TrkA yields the protein MKKVCIIGAGVVGSSLARKLTHSGYEVAVIDYNSPKIEDLTSTLDIMGIDCDATEVKCLDKVKDFELFIVVTDSDERNIAIAAILKAFFKKEKIIIRVSKNAFAAPPIKELLGVEPVNILTEVITKIIDTIRFPFAMSVVRFEKGKLILLSYKVSSEDIFAGKQIKELQALRQLIPFTIAALERDGEVMVPKGDTIVYPGDVIFFVIKEEDVKMFQEHLLRNAEPVKLLFILGYSKFTNELLRRIVDLEGLKIKLVEKDLQKCEEIAGEFPEIDVLHGEVTDVDLLKSEGIDKAGLVVAITEDEEDNVLSCILAKKLGAKRAAALIAHTEYENIIESIGIDTPIVPRKLLASRVYTTLSSKSLLDVFELRDNLEIVEIEVPKEWDGKKIREIKCKECPLVLALKRGTSIHVVGGDDTVQEGDILICIREK from the coding sequence ATGAAAAAAGTTTGTATTATAGGAGCCGGCGTTGTAGGAAGTTCCCTTGCGAGGAAACTAACCCATTCGGGATATGAAGTAGCTGTAATAGATTACAACAGCCCTAAAATAGAAGACCTTACCTCTACTCTTGATATTATGGGGATTGACTGTGATGCTACAGAGGTAAAATGCCTTGACAAGGTTAAAGATTTTGAACTTTTCATAGTTGTTACAGACAGTGATGAAAGGAATATTGCAATTGCCGCCATACTGAAAGCGTTCTTCAAAAAAGAGAAAATTATCATAAGAGTTAGTAAAAACGCTTTCGCCGCTCCACCTATCAAAGAGCTTTTAGGAGTTGAACCTGTAAATATTCTAACAGAGGTTATAACAAAAATCATAGACACGATACGTTTCCCATTTGCAATGTCTGTTGTAAGGTTTGAAAAGGGAAAGCTTATTCTCCTTAGCTATAAAGTATCTTCTGAAGATATTTTTGCAGGTAAACAGATAAAAGAACTTCAGGCGTTAAGACAGCTTATCCCTTTTACCATTGCTGCTCTTGAAAGAGACGGAGAAGTAATGGTGCCAAAAGGAGATACGATTGTTTACCCCGGAGATGTTATCTTCTTCGTCATAAAAGAGGAAGATGTAAAAATGTTTCAGGAGCACCTTCTAAGAAACGCTGAACCTGTTAAACTTCTCTTTATTCTCGGGTATTCAAAGTTCACAAATGAGCTTTTAAGAAGAATCGTTGACCTTGAGGGGCTTAAAATAAAACTTGTAGAAAAGGATCTACAAAAATGTGAAGAGATAGCTGGAGAGTTCCCGGAAATAGATGTTCTTCACGGAGAGGTAACAGATGTTGACCTTCTTAAATCGGAAGGTATAGACAAAGCCGGACTTGTTGTTGCAATTACAGAAGATGAAGAGGACAATGTTCTATCCTGTATTCTTGCAAAGAAATTAGGAGCCAAAAGAGCTGCCGCTTTGATAGCCCATACAGAGTATGAAAACATAATTGAATCTATCGGAATAGACACTCCCATTGTACCCAGAAAACTTCTTGCAAGCAGGGTTTATACCACTTTAAGCAGTAAAAGTCTCCTTGATGTGTTTGAATTAAGGGATAACCTTGAAATCGTGGAAATAGAGGTCCCTAAAGAGTGGGACGGCAAAAAAATAAGAGAGATTAAATGTAAAGAATGTCCTCTTGTTCTTGCGTTAAAAAGAGGTACAAGCATCCATGTTGTTGGCGGTGATGATACCGTCCAGGAAGGTGATATTCTCATCTGTATAAGGGAGAAATAG
- a CDS encoding TrkH family potassium uptake protein translates to MKVRSIDIVLVFKVVVSILFFMSISLLIPATYSFFTKDGQVMDFIYPFLLVASLYLIAYQIEVKDDLTLKEAILSICLIWLIFPAISAFAYWINGAIPDFIEAYFESVSGFTTTGASILTNVEGLPKSLLLWRSTTNWVGGLGFVVFAIALLPALGTGGMQMMKFEASKAVEEKFKPKVKEVARIIFIIYNGLILAEILLLVVGGMPLFDAVNHAFCTIATGGFSVKNNSIGSYNNVFIEMVVALFMIFGSVNFLNWYHMYKSRNWKVFFKSEENRLYFIILGIAIFLCTFILTVDGVYNPFQALRYSIFQVINSASTTGFSSTDYTYWPSFVLAILIILEFLGGVSGSTAGGLKQFRLVALGKSIYGEMKKTAHPKLVYRIKLEGKTLDFSALNAIWAFGAAYTFIVVIVGILLCLTGTDLVTAFSSSIACASCSGPGLLKTGPAGNYHFFADWQKFLLSIEMLLGRLEIFALFAIFMPSFWRD, encoded by the coding sequence ATGAAGGTGAGAAGCATAGATATAGTTCTCGTTTTTAAAGTGGTTGTCTCTATTCTCTTTTTCATGTCCATCTCTCTTTTAATCCCCGCCACTTACTCCTTTTTCACAAAAGATGGGCAGGTGATGGACTTTATATATCCATTTCTCCTTGTAGCATCTCTCTACCTTATAGCGTATCAAATAGAGGTTAAAGATGACCTTACTTTAAAAGAAGCTATTTTATCTATATGCCTTATATGGCTTATATTCCCTGCAATTTCAGCGTTCGCATACTGGATTAACGGCGCAATTCCGGATTTTATAGAAGCTTACTTTGAATCAGTTTCTGGATTTACAACAACAGGAGCTTCAATTCTTACAAACGTTGAAGGGCTACCTAAAAGTCTGCTCTTATGGCGTTCAACCACAAACTGGGTCGGGGGTCTTGGATTTGTTGTCTTTGCCATCGCCCTTCTTCCTGCTCTTGGAACAGGCGGAATGCAGATGATGAAGTTTGAAGCATCAAAAGCGGTGGAAGAGAAATTTAAACCGAAGGTCAAAGAGGTCGCCAGGATAATCTTTATTATATACAACGGCCTTATTTTAGCTGAAATTCTGCTTCTTGTTGTAGGCGGAATGCCCCTTTTTGATGCTGTCAATCATGCATTCTGCACAATTGCCACAGGTGGGTTCTCTGTGAAAAACAACAGTATAGGTTCGTATAACAACGTTTTTATAGAGATGGTAGTGGCACTTTTCATGATTTTCGGTTCTGTTAACTTTCTCAACTGGTACCACATGTATAAAAGCAGAAACTGGAAAGTGTTTTTTAAGTCCGAAGAAAACAGGCTTTACTTTATAATTCTTGGAATTGCAATATTCCTTTGCACATTTATATTAACTGTTGATGGAGTTTACAATCCATTTCAAGCTTTAAGATACAGTATCTTTCAAGTTATAAACTCTGCATCAACTACAGGATTTTCTTCAACAGATTATACTTACTGGCCTTCTTTTGTCCTTGCAATACTCATAATCCTTGAGTTTCTTGGTGGTGTATCAGGTTCTACCGCCGGTGGTTTGAAGCAGTTCCGCCTTGTGGCTCTTGGAAAATCTATCTACGGAGAGATGAAGAAAACCGCACATCCAAAACTTGTTTACAGGATAAAGCTTGAAGGGAAAACCCTTGATTTTTCAGCATTAAACGCAATATGGGCTTTTGGTGCCGCATACACCTTTATAGTTGTAATAGTTGGAATCCTTTTATGTCTCACCGGCACAGACCTTGTAACTGCATTTTCATCTTCCATAGCATGTGCAAGCTGTTCAGGACCGGGACTTCTTAAAACAGGACCGGCTGGAAATTACCATTTCTTCGCAGACTGGCAGAAATTCTTACTTTCAATAGAGATGCTGCTTGGAAGACTTGAGATTTTTGCCCTTTTTGCCATATTTATGCCATCTTTCTGGAGAGATTGA
- the lgt gene encoding prolipoprotein diacylglyceryl transferase, whose product MHPILFKIGPFTVYTFGVMVAIGIICAYFILIKLGEREGIDKNALSDLMIWTIVSGFIGARVFFFFYNPQYFKSFWKIFYFWEGGLVWYGGFLFGFATALFLAKRWNIPIWKTADIAVIAGEVGLAFGRIGCTMAGCCYGKECHSRFAIVFKDPHSAAPLNVPLYPTEPVSAVANFLIAGILYLLYKRRKAPGEIFGFYFIFYGIFRFLIEFWRATPKEFFGMLSNNQILSVFMVLFGIAIVIYRRRVYKKV is encoded by the coding sequence GTGCATCCGATTCTTTTTAAAATAGGTCCTTTTACTGTTTATACTTTTGGGGTTATGGTTGCAATAGGAATTATCTGTGCCTATTTCATCCTTATAAAGCTTGGAGAAAGGGAAGGAATAGATAAAAATGCCCTTTCAGACCTTATGATATGGACAATTGTTTCAGGTTTTATAGGTGCAAGGGTTTTCTTCTTTTTCTATAATCCACAGTATTTCAAGAGTTTCTGGAAGATTTTTTACTTCTGGGAAGGGGGACTCGTCTGGTATGGAGGGTTTCTGTTCGGGTTTGCTACGGCCCTTTTTCTTGCTAAAAGGTGGAACATCCCGATATGGAAAACGGCGGATATAGCGGTTATTGCAGGAGAAGTTGGTCTTGCTTTTGGAAGAATAGGCTGCACCATGGCTGGATGTTGCTACGGGAAGGAATGTCATTCCCGTTTTGCTATAGTTTTTAAAGACCCTCATTCTGCGGCTCCTTTAAATGTTCCTCTCTATCCTACAGAACCGGTTTCTGCTGTTGCAAATTTTTTAATAGCTGGAATTCTTTATCTTCTTTACAAAAGACGTAAAGCTCCTGGAGAGATTTTTGGATTTTATTTTATCTTTTACGGGATTTTCCGTTTTCTTATAGAATTCTGGAGAGCAACACCTAAAGAGTTTTTCGGGATGCTTAGTAATAATCAGATTTTGAGTGTCTTTATGGTTCTTTTCGGGATAGCTATTGTTATTTATAGAAGAAGAGTTTATAAAAAGGTATAA
- the murJ gene encoding murein biosynthesis integral membrane protein MurJ codes for MPENKSIGKSFIIVSLSIFSSRIFGLLRDVVIASTFGAGILTDIFFVAFRVPNMLRRIFAEGAFSSVFTPAFARKLKGSEEDARLFAGKFFSVLLVSLIITVLFGEIFAPLIIKIIAPGFKGDAKVLAVSLTREMFPYILLVSLVAFFGGILNGYEHFFAPAFSTVLFNISLIVCAVSLKSVISVHALALGVVLGGVLQLLLQVVFLKKVAFVPKPIFEIDDEVKKALRNIIPGLFGFGVRQLSMLADTVIASFLYAGAISYLYYANRFVQLPLGIFAIGISQVLLPRLAKNFDSEKGFKENLVMGLILCSMIIIPSMYGLIFFGKPLIDVVFHHGEFTWKDLNGTYYVLCGYGVGLLFYSFEKIVVNAFYSLDDYKYPVKVGAITLVFNVVANIIFCFVFGLGAAGLAFGTSLTSLLNVVFLVRELEKRVSFKSAWIKDTFRYFLLSVPVIPVAFLGSIAYFHVSMTVLKVAVIVLTVVFAALFYFATLYTAKDRILLKLIGRRV; via the coding sequence ATGCCAGAAAATAAAAGTATAGGAAAATCATTCATTATTGTATCACTATCAATCTTTTCAAGCAGGATATTTGGTCTGCTTAGAGATGTTGTTATAGCGTCAACTTTTGGTGCAGGTATTCTAACAGATATATTTTTCGTTGCTTTTAGAGTTCCAAACATGTTAAGAAGAATTTTTGCAGAAGGTGCTTTCAGTTCTGTTTTTACTCCAGCTTTTGCAAGAAAACTGAAAGGAAGTGAGGAAGATGCCAGACTTTTCGCAGGAAAGTTTTTCTCTGTTCTTTTAGTTTCCCTCATCATTACTGTTCTTTTTGGTGAGATTTTTGCCCCTTTGATTATTAAAATCATAGCTCCCGGTTTTAAAGGTGATGCTAAAGTTCTTGCTGTTTCACTTACAAGGGAGATGTTTCCCTATATTTTACTTGTTAGCCTTGTTGCTTTTTTCGGAGGAATTCTTAACGGTTATGAGCACTTTTTTGCTCCGGCTTTTTCTACAGTGCTTTTTAATATTTCTCTTATAGTTTGTGCTGTTTCTCTCAAAAGTGTTATCTCTGTTCACGCTCTTGCTCTGGGTGTTGTTTTAGGCGGAGTTTTGCAACTGCTTCTTCAGGTAGTTTTTCTTAAAAAAGTTGCTTTTGTTCCAAAGCCGATTTTTGAAATAGATGATGAGGTGAAAAAAGCTCTTAGAAATATAATACCTGGACTTTTTGGCTTTGGAGTTCGTCAGCTTTCAATGCTTGCTGATACTGTTATAGCTTCTTTCCTTTATGCAGGAGCTATTTCTTATCTTTACTATGCAAACCGTTTTGTTCAGCTACCGCTTGGGATTTTTGCCATAGGTATCTCTCAGGTTCTTCTTCCCCGCCTTGCTAAAAACTTTGACAGTGAGAAAGGTTTTAAAGAAAATCTTGTTATGGGTTTAATCCTTTGCTCTATGATAATAATTCCTTCAATGTATGGTCTTATATTTTTTGGAAAACCTTTAATTGATGTCGTTTTCCACCATGGAGAGTTTACATGGAAAGATTTAAACGGAACATACTATGTTCTCTGCGGATACGGTGTGGGACTTCTCTTTTACTCTTTTGAGAAGATAGTTGTTAACGCTTTTTATTCTCTTGATGATTATAAATATCCTGTGAAAGTTGGAGCTATAACACTTGTTTTCAATGTTGTTGCAAATATTATTTTTTGTTTTGTTTTTGGACTTGGAGCTGCAGGGCTTGCATTTGGCACTTCGCTAACGTCTCTTTTAAATGTTGTGTTCCTTGTGAGAGAACTTGAAAAGAGAGTTTCTTTTAAAAGCGCATGGATAAAGGATACTTTCAGGTATTTTCTTCTTTCTGTTCCTGTAATTCCTGTTGCTTTTTTAGGTAGTATAGCCTATTTTCACGTTTCAATGACTGTTTTAAAAGTGGCTGTTATTGTTTTAACTGTAGTTTTCGCCGCTCTTTTTTACTTTGCCACTCTTTACACAGCAAAAGATAGAATTCTTCTTAAGTTAATCGGCAGGAGGGTATAG
- the upp gene encoding uracil phosphoribosyltransferase, producing the protein MIVYEIKNNFCQLLLAKLRDKKRCVEEFRKASFKLSQVLISEALSLLPYEKKKIDTPVENKVETLTFNRDIVFLPILRAGLSMLPAAIDMYEKGRVGFIGIKRNEETLKPELYYLKIPVVKDGFYIILDPMLATGGTATLTVKKLIDTGIKPENVIFVSLISAPEGIEKLSHFKKIKIVTASIDRELNSKGYILPGLGDAGDRFCFTEDVEVIESYGD; encoded by the coding sequence ATGATAGTTTATGAAATAAAAAACAATTTTTGCCAGTTGCTCCTTGCAAAGCTAAGGGATAAGAAAAGATGTGTAGAGGAATTCAGGAAAGCATCTTTTAAGCTATCTCAAGTTTTAATATCAGAAGCCCTTTCATTACTTCCGTATGAAAAGAAAAAAATAGATACACCAGTAGAAAACAAAGTTGAAACTTTAACTTTTAATAGAGATATTGTGTTTCTTCCTATCTTAAGAGCAGGACTTTCAATGCTTCCCGCCGCAATAGATATGTATGAGAAGGGAAGAGTCGGTTTCATAGGAATAAAACGAAATGAGGAAACTTTAAAACCTGAACTTTACTATTTGAAAATCCCGGTTGTAAAAGATGGTTTTTATATTATTCTTGACCCGATGCTTGCAACAGGTGGAACAGCAACACTTACAGTTAAAAAACTTATAGATACGGGCATAAAACCTGAAAATGTGATTTTTGTTTCCCTGATTTCAGCACCTGAAGGAATTGAAAAACTGTCCCACTTTAAAAAGATAAAAATAGTTACAGCATCTATTGACAGAGAACTTAACAGTAAAGGCTACATACTTCCAGGACTCGGAGATGCAGGAGATAGATTCTGTTTTACAGAAGATGTGGAGGTAATTGAAAGCTATGGAGATTAG
- a CDS encoding branched-chain amino acid transaminase: protein MAQRYAYFEGKFVPIDEANINIQTNSFHYGTAIFEGIRAYWNEEKNQLFGLFFKKHYERMVANCKILNMKLDKTVDELTEITVELLRRCEHKENVYIRPIAYFPNLQISPKLIGYDTELAIYTVPLGDYLDTKKGLKVITSSFRRINDSMIPARCKVAGAYVNSAFAKTEAILAGADEAIMLNTDGTVAEGSAENLFIIRNGVAITTPSYSNILEGITRNAVIELLKEELGVEVVERPILRSELYIADEAFFTGTGAQVAPIAEIDGRVIGTGEIGKITSKLQELYFDIVKGNVDKYSHWLIPIY, encoded by the coding sequence ATGGCTCAACGTTATGCCTATTTTGAAGGGAAATTTGTTCCTATAGATGAAGCAAACATAAATATTCAGACAAACTCTTTTCATTATGGCACGGCTATTTTTGAAGGTATAAGAGCTTACTGGAATGAAGAGAAAAATCAGCTTTTTGGTCTTTTCTTTAAAAAGCATTATGAAAGGATGGTTGCAAACTGCAAAATTTTAAATATGAAGCTGGATAAAACGGTTGATGAGTTAACAGAGATTACGGTTGAGCTTTTAAGGAGATGTGAGCATAAAGAGAACGTTTACATAAGACCTATCGCTTACTTCCCTAATCTTCAAATATCTCCGAAACTCATCGGTTACGATACAGAGCTTGCAATATATACAGTTCCACTTGGAGATTACCTTGATACTAAAAAGGGACTTAAAGTTATTACATCTTCTTTCCGCAGAATTAACGACTCAATGATACCTGCAAGGTGTAAAGTTGCAGGAGCTTATGTAAACAGTGCTTTTGCAAAGACAGAAGCGATATTAGCTGGGGCAGATGAAGCTATAATGCTTAACACAGATGGAACTGTTGCTGAAGGAAGTGCAGAAAACCTTTTCATTATAAGAAATGGTGTTGCTATAACAACACCATCTTACAGTAATATTCTTGAAGGTATAACAAGAAACGCCGTTATAGAGCTTTTAAAGGAAGAGCTTGGAGTTGAGGTTGTTGAAAGGCCTATTTTAAGAAGTGAGCTTTACATTGCTGATGAAGCCTTCTTTACAGGAACGGGAGCGCAGGTTGCACCTATTGCAGAGATAGATGGAAGGGTTATAGGAACGGGAGAGATAGGAAAAATTACTTCAAAACTTCAAGAGCTTTATTTTGATATAGTTAAAGGTAACGTTGATAAGTATTCCCATTGGTTGATTCCTATATATTAA
- a CDS encoding nitrilase-related carbon-nitrogen hydrolase, with the protein MKIAAVQINTVLGELEKNIEKICGFVEKCIERGVSVCIFPELSLTGYYLQDITSEIAITPDDERLAPLKRLSHHIGIIVGGIEESQEHILYNSAFYIEGGVVRFVHRKVYLPTYGMFDEARFVGAGDRFETFVTNGFKSTVLICEDCWHFSSLYIPFLKGAKLIFAQSASPGRGYKDKGMFGNTEVWKNMGEFYSRLTGSYFIYSNRVGVEDGFVFSGNSFICDPYGNVVAEGSTFGEEIVIADIEESLIRSARINLPLLRDEKPHILQRELDKFLKGN; encoded by the coding sequence ATGAAAATAGCGGCTGTTCAGATAAATACGGTTCTTGGCGAACTTGAAAAAAACATTGAAAAAATTTGTGGATTTGTTGAAAAGTGTATAGAGCGGGGAGTTTCTGTCTGCATCTTCCCAGAGCTTTCTTTAACAGGATACTATCTTCAGGATATCACTTCTGAAATAGCTATAACACCTGATGATGAAAGGCTTGCTCCTTTGAAAAGATTGAGTCACCATATAGGTATAATCGTTGGCGGTATTGAGGAATCTCAGGAGCATATACTTTACAACAGTGCTTTTTATATAGAAGGTGGAGTTGTCAGATTTGTTCATCGGAAAGTTTACCTTCCAACTTACGGTATGTTTGATGAGGCAAGGTTTGTAGGTGCCGGAGATAGATTTGAAACTTTTGTTACAAACGGATTTAAATCAACTGTTTTAATATGTGAGGACTGCTGGCACTTTTCTTCCCTTTATATTCCTTTTTTAAAAGGAGCAAAGCTGATATTTGCTCAGTCTGCAAGCCCTGGGAGAGGTTATAAAGATAAAGGAATGTTCGGGAATACAGAGGTTTGGAAAAATATGGGAGAGTTTTATTCCCGTTTAACCGGTTCCTATTTTATCTATTCAAACAGGGTTGGCGTTGAGGACGGTTTTGTCTTTTCAGGTAATTCCTTTATATGCGATCCTTACGGAAATGTTGTTGCTGAAGGGTCCACCTTTGGCGAGGAGATAGTAATTGCAGATATTGAAGAATCACTTATAAGGTCAGCAAGGATAAATCTTCCACTTTTAAGAGATGAAAAACCACACATTCTTCAGAGAGAGCTTGATAAATTTTTAAAAGGAAACTGA
- the hisS gene encoding histidine--tRNA ligase — protein MEIRTIRGVEDIIPPESEKFEKIVETFKSVVRLYGFKKVILPTFEDVTLFTRSVGETTDIVQKEMYIFEDRGGRKIALRPEGTASAVRAYIQHGVHAKEPFTKWFYIGPMFRYERPQAGRNRQFYQAGCEIFGIANPGIDAELIKMAETILKKLNIKYTLEINSIGCEKCRPDYKKKLIEYLSSKRESLCEDCKNRLERNPLRVLDCKNENCKKVAENAPFITDYLCNECKTHFEKVREILESLNVNFSVNPFMVRGLDYYTKTVFEFKSKELGAQSTVLAGGRYDNLIKELGGPKTPALGFAMGIERVMLLLKNNEKNRSGVFIATFGEKAYTEGLKIAEILREKGIYTEIDHRQGSFKSQFKTANRLNMRYVIIIGDEEVENGFYSFKCLETGKQEKIESLAELIARI, from the coding sequence ATGGAGATTAGAACTATCAGGGGTGTTGAAGACATAATACCTCCAGAGAGTGAAAAATTTGAAAAGATAGTTGAAACATTCAAGAGTGTTGTTAGACTTTACGGGTTTAAAAAAGTGATACTGCCAACTTTTGAAGATGTAACACTTTTTACCAGAAGTGTCGGTGAAACAACAGATATTGTTCAAAAAGAGATGTATATTTTTGAAGATAGAGGCGGACGAAAAATAGCTTTAAGGCCCGAAGGAACAGCTTCTGCTGTAAGAGCCTATATACAACACGGAGTTCACGCTAAAGAACCTTTTACAAAGTGGTTTTACATAGGTCCTATGTTCAGATATGAAAGGCCTCAGGCAGGCAGAAACAGGCAGTTTTATCAGGCCGGATGCGAAATTTTCGGCATAGCTAACCCCGGAATAGACGCCGAACTTATAAAAATGGCAGAAACAATCCTTAAAAAACTAAACATCAAATACACACTTGAGATAAACAGTATCGGCTGTGAAAAGTGCCGTCCCGATTACAAAAAGAAACTGATTGAATATCTATCATCAAAAAGAGAATCCCTCTGTGAAGACTGTAAAAACAGACTTGAAAGAAACCCTTTAAGGGTTCTTGACTGTAAAAACGAAAATTGCAAAAAAGTTGCTGAAAACGCTCCTTTTATCACCGATTATTTATGTAATGAGTGTAAAACTCATTTTGAAAAAGTAAGGGAAATTTTAGAATCCTTAAATGTAAACTTCTCCGTCAATCCTTTTATGGTTCGCGGGCTTGATTATTACACAAAAACGGTGTTTGAATTTAAGTCAAAGGAGCTTGGCGCCCAAAGCACTGTTTTAGCAGGTGGGAGATACGACAATCTTATAAAGGAACTTGGCGGACCTAAAACACCAGCTCTTGGATTTGCAATGGGAATAGAAAGAGTAATGCTTTTGTTGAAAAACAATGAGAAAAATAGAAGCGGGGTTTTCATAGCCACATTCGGTGAGAAAGCTTATACTGAAGGACTTAAGATAGCCGAAATCTTAAGAGAAAAAGGAATATACACAGAGATAGACCACAGACAGGGAAGCTTTAAATCCCAGTTTAAAACAGCTAACAGATTAAACATGAGATATGTAATTATTATAGGTGATGAAGAAGTTGAAAACGGATTTTACTCATTTAAATGCCTTGAAACCGGAAAGCAGGAAAAAATTGAATCTCTCGCAGAACTTATAGCCAGAATATAG
- a CDS encoding tetratricopeptide repeat protein, whose translation MKKPPYKAYRKKEKKKEEPPVHIPEAIDTPEAEMMVSDFYKIIGFLEKHLQKIVVGILLIATIGGGIFGYKLYKENLEIKAATIFDRGMFAIENGKEKEAEKYFKEVAEKYPDTPSGKAGTFLYGKLTKNLFFLEKAGKSESFTISPAGKLDTGVVLFEENKTDAAIGKFTSLSRDKDWTHPAGLYYTAIVYLTDKKIGKAKEIYEILKGDYQNSFYTAMLGELLK comes from the coding sequence GTGAAAAAGCCGCCTTATAAAGCGTATAGAAAAAAGGAAAAAAAGAAAGAGGAGCCGCCGGTACACATTCCAGAAGCGATAGATACTCCTGAAGCGGAGATGATGGTTAGCGATTTCTACAAAATTATCGGTTTTTTAGAAAAGCATCTGCAAAAAATAGTTGTTGGTATTCTTTTAATAGCCACCATAGGCGGAGGAATCTTTGGCTATAAGCTATACAAAGAAAACCTTGAAATTAAAGCCGCCACGATTTTTGACAGGGGAATGTTTGCTATAGAAAACGGAAAAGAAAAAGAAGCTGAAAAATACTTTAAAGAAGTAGCTGAAAAATATCCAGATACACCTTCTGGAAAAGCGGGAACTTTCCTTTACGGAAAACTGACAAAAAATCTTTTTTTCCTTGAAAAAGCCGGAAAAAGTGAAAGCTTTACAATAAGCCCTGCGGGGAAACTTGATACGGGAGTGGTTCTTTTTGAAGAAAATAAAACAGATGCAGCCATAGGAAAATTCACCTCTTTATCAAGAGACAAAGACTGGACTCATCCTGCAGGCCTTTACTACACGGCAATTGTCTACCTGACAGACAAAAAGATTGGAAAAGCAAAAGAGATATACGAAATATTGAAAGGAGATTACCAGAACAGCTTCTACACCGCCATGCTCGGAGAGCTGCTTAAATGA